One Polaribacter reichenbachii genomic window, ATAACATTAGCGAAACCAGCAATAATGGTAATATTTCTCACATTGCCATTGCTTTTCCTCTTCGTAAAAATTTAGGAATGAGTATTGGTCTTTTACCATACACAAAAACTGGCTATAATATAGATATAGAAAGCCCTGTAGAAGGTACTTTAGATACTTTTACCACAAGAATAACTGGATCTGGAGGTTTGAATAAATTTTTTATTGCAGCAGGTTTTCAGCCTTTAAAAAACTTATCAATTGGAATTGATTTTTCTTTTCTTTTTGGTTCTATAGAGCAAGAAAGTCAAGTGTATTCAGATTCTTTTGTTTCTATTTTAGATCAAAATTATTACAATGGTGTAAAGTTAAAAACAGGCTTTCAGTACAAATTACCAAAAATAAAAAATATAGAAACCACAATTGGTGGTACTTTTGAGTTGCCAACTTCATTAACAGGTAAACAAACTAGAACTTCTTATAAAACTACGACTACAGGTTCTGAATTAACAATAGAAGATGAGGTAGAAAATGATTTAGATAATTACGAATTGCCAACAAGTTTTGGTTTGGGTATTACATCAAAATTTAATAATACCATTACAACTAGTTTAGATTTTAGAAAACTAATGTGGAATGATACTAACCAAGAATTAAATAACGAACGTTACACAGACGAATCTATTTATGCTTTTGGTGTTGAATTTTTACCAAATAAAACTAAGTACAGTTATTGGTCTAACGTAAAATATAGATTTGGTTTAAATTATAATACAGGGTTTTTAAAGATATCAAATCAGCAAATAGATAGTTATTTTGTTTCTGTTGGTTTAGGTTTACCAATGAAAAAGAACAGTCAGAATAACTTTAATATTGCTTATTCTTATGGTAAAGAAGGTACTTTAAATAATGGTTTAATTCAAGAGAATTTCCATAAAATTACATTGAATTTAAATTTTGTTGGAAATTGGTTTAGCCAAAGAAGAATAGATTAAATCCGTAAGAAAATAATCTTTAAAGCCATAAATTATAATCTTATTTTTACTTTTGTTGAAAATATTTTTCTTTGGATCATAATAATCAACAATCAACAAATCTTAATAAATTCATTAGCTCTACAGGAATTTGTTCACGTAGAGAAGCCGAAAAGCTAATCACAGAAGGTAGAGTTACTATAAATGGTAAACCTACACAATTAGGAAATCGTGTTTTTAAAAATGATGTAGTTAAGGTTGATGGCAGATTACTAAAACCAAAACCAAAAACACTTTATATTGCTTTAAATAAGCCTGTAGGTATTGTTTCTACTACAGATTCTAGAGAAAGAGATAATATTGTAAAACATATTAATCATCCAGAAAGGTTGTTTCCAATTGGTCGTTTAGACAAACCCTCTGAAGGATTAATTTTTTTAACCAATGATGGAGACATTGTAAATAAAATTTTAAGAGCAGGTAACAATCACGAAAAAGAATATATTGTTTCTGTTGATAAAAGAATTGACGATGATTTTATTAGAAAAATGAGTAATGGAATCCCGATTTTAGGTACAATTACAAAAAAGTGTAAAGTAGAAAAGGTATCAGAAAAGGTTTTTAAAATTATTCTAGTTCAAGGTTTAAACAGACAGATTAGAAGAATGTGCGAGTATTTAGATTATGAAGTTACCAAACTAAAACGCACAAGAATTATGAATGTTGAACTG contains:
- the rluF gene encoding 23S rRNA pseudouridine(2604) synthase RluF is translated as MDHNNQQSTNLNKFISSTGICSRREAEKLITEGRVTINGKPTQLGNRVFKNDVVKVDGRLLKPKPKTLYIALNKPVGIVSTTDSRERDNIVKHINHPERLFPIGRLDKPSEGLIFLTNDGDIVNKILRAGNNHEKEYIVSVDKRIDDDFIRKMSNGIPILGTITKKCKVEKVSEKVFKIILVQGLNRQIRRMCEYLDYEVTKLKRTRIMNVELRNLKQGDWRELTEDELKEINTMIASSSKTEEASVVKEKPKTAKPKRKSTPTKNDFNKKSASFRKSSPKNKKRNAGSSSKKKRRF